The genome window AAAAGTCGCCCCGTGATTCCGTCTCGTTCGTTTCATTGCCTCGCTCCTCTCGTCTGCCACCTCTCGGTGGTGTGGGTGAAGCCAGGCTTCCACTTAACACACTGTCCGAATTTCCGGCGCCCCCTCTGCCAGAGCTCAGGGCAATCACTGCATTGCGATATCAGGGCGGTTAACGGGGAAACAAACTAATCCCTCGTTCATCAGCCTGGGGGAGTCCCGAGACTGGTCCCTTGCTGCATACAGGTCCGGATGCGAGTTTCCCACTCGGCCTGAATTTTGACATTCCGCCCGTGATTGGTCTCATCGTCATACTGCTTAGAGAGCGATTTCGCCCAGGTATCATAGGCCTCATAGAGCCGTGACACGTCCCGCTGCAACTCATCCGTCGTCCCCACCCGTAACGCACCCAACGCCTTGACCAAGTCACGCGCGACCAACCCGGTGATGTCGAAGTGCTCCTGCTCGTGAGCTAAAAGCGTATCGTTCTTTTGACTCACCACAACCCAGGAGTTATCGCGAACGACTTTGAGCCGGACTTCAAAATCCCCCAACCGGAAGCGGCCCTGCTCGCGCGCGACTCCCACTCGCTCCGGTTGCGCGGTCTGGGTCTCAATTTGCGCATCCTCGGTCTCGCCGGATGGACGGGTGGCTACATCCTTAAACTCATTCCAGGAAATCTGTCTAGGCCAACCGGTCAGTCGAGGCCCCGTGGTCGCGCCTTCATTCAGGCCGAGCGGACCGGGAGTTCCGAACCCGCCAATCGGGAGATGCGGATCAAAGGACCCGTGCAATGGCCTGGTATCTGACCCAATTGGTCCTGGTGTGCGTCCGCCGCCCATTGACGAACCTCCTATGCAATTGCGGAAGCCGGTGGCCGTGGGATTAAAGATCGGCTAGTCCGGTTGGCGAAGCCCGATAAGGACAAAGCCATGAGAATGTCGCGCCTGCAAAATACGACTCCATCTGCAGGTTACATTTCACAGGGAAACCTGCCGGAGACGATGTATTTAGCCTGTCCCCGGCCAGTGATTCGAGATCGGCAAGGGGATGAATTCGAGAAACTTGAGTGCGGATCTAAATAGCGAGCCGTCACGAACAATGCCCGGCACATAAAGTTGATAGATTTCATGAATGCTTTGCATGGGCGTCATGGTGGGAAGATCCCGCGAATCCTTGCCAGCACTCCGAACCTGCTTACCTCTGCCTTTCCAACAGCCCAGTGGTTGAATGACCTCAGCCCGTACGAATCCATTGACCTCGTTGTATTCATAGAGGATGGCTACAAAGAGCCGAGCCGCATAGCTCAAGGAATACCCGTGCTGTAGGGCGAATTGTTTGATCTTCATGAAATATTCATACTCCAGCCACCAGGGACCACTGGCGCCACTCTCGGGGCTACCGGCTGACGTATCGATGAATCGGTAGAGCACCTGGCCGAGGCGTAGTTCCTGTTGCCGAACCATGCTCATCCCTTCCAAAGCTTTGTGGTAGCCCTGGCTCATCACTTCTTGATTAGCCCACTTCGCTTGAGAAAAACTCACGCCTTTCTCCCCCCACCCACCTTTGCAGATTCAAACCCAGCAAGGACTAATCGTCGCAATGCGACAGTTGACCTACTTCTTTGTGGGAACAAAGCTTCGTTCCGGCATCGGCCTATTCCACAAGACTGTTGGAATTTCGGCGACATTCCCTGAAATCGTTTCCAATACATCGAGTGCAGCGTTTTGGGGA of Nitrospira sp. CR1.1 contains these proteins:
- a CDS encoding DUF922 domain-containing protein; this encodes MGGGRTPGPIGSDTRPLHGSFDPHLPIGGFGTPGPLGLNEGATTGPRLTGWPRQISWNEFKDVATRPSGETEDAQIETQTAQPERVGVAREQGRFRLGDFEVRLKVVRDNSWVVVSQKNDTLLAHEQEHFDITGLVARDLVKALGALRVGTTDELQRDVSRLYEAYDTWAKSLSKQYDDETNHGRNVKIQAEWETRIRTCMQQGTSLGTPPG